One Streptomyces sp. NBC_01237 genomic region harbors:
- a CDS encoding branched-chain amino acid aminotransferase, translating into MSAVSEPSIASSSRVVRHPGHGESFTEHLISMEWTEGEGWSEGRMTPLQNLSVHPGMIGLHYGQVAYEGLKAHRRADGSMGVWRPYDHAARFQRSCRRLAMPELPVETFVAAIDQLINADEGSLSDDPAHSIYVRPIMFGTDTSLMLRPSRTYRFLVMAFVAGGFFGDDVESVSVFASHEYSRAFPGGTGDVKVAANYAPSFLAQRQAEAAGCQQVLWLDAAERRYLEEMGGMNLFLVRGQGAQAQVVTPKLTGTLLPGVTRTTILTLAERLGYAAVEERVSLDQWRTECDEGLMSEAFACGTAAVITPISTVVDRGSTWSIGDGKPGPVTLALRTALTDLHHGLAPDPDGWLHSPAGPGRAAH; encoded by the coding sequence ATGTCCGCCGTATCCGAACCGAGCATCGCCTCCTCCAGCCGTGTGGTGCGGCACCCCGGCCATGGCGAATCGTTCACCGAACACCTGATCAGCATGGAGTGGACCGAGGGCGAGGGCTGGTCCGAGGGCCGGATGACTCCGTTGCAGAACCTGTCCGTCCACCCCGGGATGATCGGCCTGCACTACGGTCAGGTCGCCTACGAGGGGCTTAAGGCACACCGGCGCGCCGACGGTTCGATGGGTGTCTGGCGTCCCTACGACCATGCCGCGCGCTTCCAGCGTTCCTGCCGGCGGCTCGCCATGCCCGAGCTGCCCGTCGAGACGTTCGTGGCGGCCATCGACCAGCTGATCAACGCCGACGAGGGCAGCCTGTCCGACGATCCCGCCCACAGCATCTACGTACGGCCGATCATGTTCGGGACCGACACATCGCTCATGCTGCGTCCGTCGCGGACGTACCGGTTCCTGGTCATGGCGTTCGTCGCCGGGGGCTTCTTCGGTGACGACGTCGAGTCGGTCTCGGTCTTCGCGAGCCATGAGTACAGCCGCGCCTTCCCCGGCGGCACCGGTGACGTCAAGGTGGCCGCCAACTACGCCCCCTCGTTCCTGGCCCAGCGGCAGGCGGAAGCGGCGGGCTGCCAGCAGGTCCTCTGGCTGGACGCCGCCGAGCGGCGCTACCTGGAGGAGATGGGCGGCATGAACCTCTTCCTGGTCCGTGGCCAGGGGGCGCAGGCGCAGGTAGTCACCCCGAAACTGACCGGCACCCTGCTGCCCGGTGTCACGCGCACCACGATCCTCACCCTGGCCGAACGCCTCGGCTACGCCGCGGTGGAGGAGCGCGTCTCCCTGGACCAGTGGCGCACCGAGTGCGACGAGGGCCTGATGTCCGAGGCGTTCGCCTGCGGAACGGCCGCCGTGATCACCCCGATCAGCACCGTCGTGGACCGCGGCAGCACCTGGAGCATCGGGGACGGCAAGCCGGGCCCGGTCACGCTGGCGCTGCGCACGGCTCTGACCGATCTGCACCATGGGCTGGCCCCGGATCCGGACGGCTGGCTGCACTCTCCGGCCGGCCCGGGCCGCGCCGCGCACTGA
- a CDS encoding nuclear transport factor 2 family protein: protein MTTAPDRQLAIRTVRRFYDLVDSADVHGLAALFAPDAAYRRPGYDLMVGPEGLRGFYGRDRTIRAGRHALTTLLTDGHTVGAFGEFQGELHDGTPVHLRFADSFTVRPDGLFSSRDTYFFAPLV from the coding sequence GTGACCACCGCCCCCGACCGACAGCTCGCGATCCGCACGGTCCGCCGCTTCTACGACCTGGTCGACAGCGCAGACGTGCACGGCCTGGCTGCTCTGTTCGCCCCCGACGCCGCCTATCGGCGGCCCGGCTACGACCTCATGGTCGGACCCGAGGGGCTGCGCGGCTTCTACGGCCGGGACCGGACGATCCGCGCCGGCCGGCACGCTCTGACCACGCTGCTCACGGACGGTCACACCGTCGGTGCGTTCGGCGAGTTCCAGGGCGAGCTGCACGACGGCACCCCGGTGCATCTGCGCTTCGCGGACAGCTTCACCGTGCGTCCCGACGGCCTCTTCTCCAGCCGCGACACCTATTTCTTCGCCCCTCTCGTCTGA
- a CDS encoding non-ribosomal peptide synthetase → MSIRLRGPLNVDALRDAVTDLLPEWRLPRAVSHCSEEDLHDALAAAVRDCVRAGEASVHAQLFSVSAEDHVVLLVTQHPNGVRGSLGQWLGDLATAYTARCQGGTPDVHLRREAPVSDGRSELSRQLAHWRRVLADLPEESALPTDRPRPASPSLHAAVHAARIEAGPHERLIAFAQEHQVPVFLVLQAAMAGLVSRLGVGTDISLGTTPAPERGAAGVVNTVVLRTDVSGDPSFRELVARVRKTALKADAHQDVPFERLVEELAPARLPSRHPFFQVLLAPGELITRHAEFAGLTAEARVFDLNLAAVDLVMELSEGHCSDGSAAGVDVCVRYSVELFDRSSIVALTNRLVRFVEAALAGADQPLSQLEVVSDAERRTLLVDWNGSPARQPADRLVHELFERRAAERPDADALVFERERLSYRELDVRAGRLAHHLVAAGLQRGDVVGVYLEREIELVVAVLAVLKAGGTYTMLDPGLPVARVEALLAHACARAVVTGTQLAGRLSVRPGLLVRLDAEAEAIARRPAHGLGHRAGPQDAACVMFTSGSTGVPKGVVTAHRAIVGTMMGQDFAAMEPSQVWLQCSPVSWDAFALELFGALFSGGVCVLQPGPRPEPAVIASLVREHGITTLHVSASLLNFLLDEHPETFTGLRQVMTGGEAASVHHVMRLVREFPQIRLINGYSPVESTIFTLAHRIAAGDGARASIPVGRPLHGKRLYVLDDSLALSAPGTVGELYMSGVGLAHGYLGRPDLTSERFVACPFGGPGDRMYRTGDLVRWRADGVMEYLGRADGQVKIRGFRVEPGEVQSALADYPGLVRTAVVVREDVPGDKRLVAYVVAGAGSGVDPVAVRAFLAERLPHHLVPSAVVPVDALPMTATGKLDRRALPLPVVAPREAGREPRTGQEAALCDLFAEVLGIDRVGIDDSFFDLGGHSLHVTKLINRIRSALGAELSIKAVFEAPTVAVLAGRLASARPAGPALTARRRGDS, encoded by the coding sequence TTGAGCATCAGGCTGCGGGGACCGTTGAACGTCGACGCCCTGCGGGATGCGGTCACCGACCTCTTACCGGAATGGCGACTCCCCCGGGCGGTGTCCCACTGCTCCGAAGAGGACCTTCACGACGCACTGGCAGCGGCCGTGCGCGACTGCGTACGAGCGGGCGAGGCGTCCGTGCACGCTCAGCTGTTCTCGGTGAGCGCCGAGGACCATGTGGTGCTGTTGGTGACACAGCACCCGAACGGTGTGCGCGGGTCACTCGGCCAGTGGCTCGGCGATCTGGCCACGGCCTACACCGCGCGGTGTCAGGGCGGCACGCCTGATGTGCACCTGCGTCGTGAGGCTCCGGTGTCCGACGGGCGGAGCGAGCTGTCGCGGCAACTCGCCCACTGGCGGCGTGTCCTGGCCGATCTGCCCGAGGAGTCGGCCCTGCCCACCGACCGGCCGCGCCCTGCGTCGCCGTCGCTGCACGCCGCGGTCCATGCGGCACGGATCGAGGCCGGACCGCACGAACGACTCATCGCTTTCGCGCAGGAGCATCAGGTGCCGGTGTTCCTGGTGCTCCAGGCAGCCATGGCGGGCCTGGTGTCCCGGCTGGGCGTGGGCACGGACATTTCCCTGGGCACCACCCCCGCTCCCGAACGAGGAGCGGCCGGAGTGGTCAACACCGTTGTGCTGCGTACCGATGTGTCCGGGGACCCCTCGTTCCGTGAACTCGTCGCGCGGGTCCGCAAGACCGCCCTCAAGGCCGACGCCCACCAGGACGTGCCCTTCGAGCGCCTCGTGGAGGAACTGGCACCTGCTCGCCTCCCGTCCCGCCACCCGTTCTTCCAGGTGCTGCTGGCCCCCGGCGAACTCATCACGAGGCACGCCGAGTTCGCCGGCCTGACCGCCGAGGCACGCGTGTTCGACCTGAACCTCGCCGCCGTCGATCTCGTCATGGAGCTCTCCGAGGGACACTGCTCGGACGGGTCCGCAGCCGGCGTCGATGTCTGCGTGAGGTACTCCGTCGAGCTGTTCGACCGATCGTCGATCGTCGCCCTGACGAATCGTCTGGTCCGTTTCGTGGAGGCGGCACTCGCCGGCGCGGATCAGCCGTTGAGCCAGTTGGAGGTGGTGTCGGACGCCGAGCGCCGGACCTTGCTGGTCGACTGGAACGGCTCGCCGGCACGGCAGCCGGCGGACCGGCTGGTGCATGAGCTGTTCGAGCGGCGGGCGGCGGAGCGGCCGGACGCCGACGCCCTGGTCTTCGAGCGGGAGCGGCTGTCGTATCGCGAGCTGGACGTGCGGGCCGGCCGGCTGGCCCACCACCTCGTCGCCGCCGGGTTGCAGCGCGGCGATGTCGTCGGGGTGTATCTGGAGCGCGAAATCGAGCTGGTGGTCGCCGTGCTGGCCGTGCTCAAGGCCGGCGGAACGTACACGATGCTCGACCCCGGCCTGCCGGTCGCTCGTGTGGAGGCCTTGCTCGCCCATGCCTGCGCCCGGGCCGTGGTGACCGGGACGCAGCTCGCCGGGCGGCTGTCCGTGCGTCCCGGCCTGCTGGTGCGTCTCGACGCCGAAGCGGAGGCGATCGCCCGTCGGCCGGCCCACGGGCTCGGGCACCGTGCCGGTCCGCAGGACGCCGCCTGTGTGATGTTCACGTCGGGCTCGACGGGCGTGCCGAAGGGCGTGGTCACTGCGCACCGCGCGATCGTCGGCACGATGATGGGCCAGGACTTCGCGGCCATGGAGCCCTCCCAGGTGTGGCTTCAGTGTTCGCCCGTGTCCTGGGACGCCTTCGCGCTCGAACTGTTCGGTGCCTTGTTCTCCGGCGGCGTGTGTGTGCTCCAGCCGGGGCCGCGCCCCGAACCTGCGGTGATCGCCTCCCTCGTGCGCGAGCACGGCATCACCACTTTGCATGTGTCGGCGAGCCTGCTGAACTTCCTGCTGGACGAGCACCCGGAGACCTTCACCGGCCTGCGGCAGGTGATGACCGGCGGGGAGGCCGCGTCGGTGCACCATGTGATGCGGCTGGTGCGGGAGTTCCCGCAGATCCGACTGATCAACGGCTACTCGCCGGTCGAGTCGACGATCTTCACCCTGGCCCACCGGATCGCCGCCGGGGACGGGGCCCGGGCCTCCATCCCGGTCGGGCGGCCCCTGCACGGCAAACGCCTGTACGTGCTGGACGACAGCCTCGCTCTGTCGGCTCCGGGGACCGTGGGTGAGCTCTACATGTCCGGGGTGGGGCTCGCTCACGGGTATCTCGGCCGGCCGGACCTGACGTCCGAACGGTTCGTCGCCTGCCCCTTCGGCGGGCCCGGCGACCGCATGTACCGCACCGGTGATCTGGTGCGCTGGCGGGCCGACGGGGTCATGGAGTACCTGGGTCGTGCCGACGGCCAGGTGAAGATCCGCGGCTTCCGGGTCGAACCCGGCGAGGTGCAGTCGGCGCTGGCCGACTACCCGGGGCTGGTGCGCACCGCAGTTGTCGTACGGGAGGACGTGCCCGGCGACAAACGTCTGGTGGCATACGTCGTGGCCGGGGCCGGCAGTGGTGTGGATCCGGTGGCGGTCCGTGCGTTCCTGGCCGAACGGCTGCCCCACCACCTGGTGCCGTCCGCGGTGGTCCCGGTGGACGCGCTCCCCATGACGGCGACCGGCAAGCTCGATCGGCGCGCCCTGCCGCTTCCCGTCGTCGCTCCGCGCGAAGCCGGCCGTGAACCGCGCACCGGGCAGGAAGCCGCCCTGTGCGACCTGTTCGCCGAGGTCCTCGGAATCGACCGCGTCGGCATCGACGACAGCTTCTTCGACCTGGGCGGTCACTCCCTGCACGTCACCAAGCTGATCAACCGGATCCGCTCGGCTCTCGGGGCGGAGCTGTCCATCAAGGCGGTCTTCGAAGCTCCCACGGTCGCCGTCCTCGCCGGCCGGCTCGCATCGGCTCGCCCCGCCGGACCCGCGCTGACCGCCCGCCGCCGAGGCGACTCATGA
- a CDS encoding glutamate synthase-related protein: MTDLHTHGFGEEAVRRRAREGTAAAFPDRRVYGQLLFGSAPVPAGTGDPLDGIRLTPPVFMPQRLEKLLELGREPLHGDVDLDTVIGGLRSTLPLYVSAFGSTRAAGTEQVLNAGRQAGRLGIPMTIGENIVPMTGYGRAGEQSRRSVLSRLSAYQEELPEGYGGVAIQQCTEDADAEVWNLVYSDPSAQPLLDSGRLAFELKVGQGAKPGLGGMALLNRSAVAQVDKQFAMDEIFGRGSDEVLRSASAGTFTEEILRQQIRLMRNNFPRVKVWVKLHPGRDIAHAAATAWEAGADAVVLDGAEGGTGWVPLATIGQVGLPLGEGLARIGNRDACLLASGRMWEGGRAVKCLALGATAVGLGRAALVAVDEDPAAGLSRLVSCLALELRLLIHALGKYTPGSLGPEDLWPVPAHGGSRDQLTDYPLGIPR; encoded by the coding sequence GTGACCGATCTGCACACCCACGGCTTCGGCGAGGAAGCGGTCCGAAGACGCGCTCGCGAGGGCACGGCGGCTGCCTTCCCCGACCGGCGGGTCTACGGGCAGCTCCTCTTCGGCTCGGCCCCGGTGCCCGCCGGCACCGGCGATCCCCTGGACGGCATCCGGCTGACTCCGCCCGTGTTCATGCCGCAGCGCCTGGAGAAGCTGCTCGAACTCGGCCGGGAACCCCTGCACGGCGACGTGGACCTGGACACGGTGATCGGCGGGCTGCGCTCCACGCTGCCGCTCTATGTGTCCGCCTTCGGATCGACCAGGGCCGCCGGCACGGAGCAGGTGCTGAACGCCGGCCGGCAAGCCGGTCGCCTGGGCATCCCGATGACCATCGGCGAAAACATCGTGCCCATGACGGGCTACGGCAGGGCCGGTGAGCAGAGCCGTCGCAGTGTTCTTAGCCGGCTCTCCGCCTACCAGGAGGAACTGCCGGAGGGATACGGCGGGGTGGCGATCCAGCAGTGCACCGAGGACGCCGATGCCGAGGTCTGGAACCTCGTCTACAGTGACCCGTCCGCCCAGCCGCTGCTGGACAGCGGGCGGCTGGCGTTCGAGCTCAAGGTCGGTCAGGGAGCCAAGCCCGGCCTCGGCGGGATGGCCTTGCTGAACCGCTCGGCCGTCGCGCAGGTGGACAAGCAGTTCGCGATGGACGAGATCTTCGGCCGGGGCTCGGACGAGGTCCTGCGTTCCGCCAGTGCGGGGACCTTCACGGAGGAGATCCTGCGCCAGCAGATCCGGCTGATGCGCAACAACTTCCCCCGGGTGAAGGTGTGGGTGAAGCTGCATCCGGGGCGGGACATCGCGCACGCCGCGGCCACCGCCTGGGAAGCCGGCGCGGACGCCGTCGTCCTCGACGGCGCGGAGGGCGGCACCGGCTGGGTCCCGCTCGCCACGATCGGCCAGGTCGGACTGCCGCTGGGCGAAGGTCTGGCCCGGATCGGGAACCGTGATGCGTGCCTGCTCGCCTCCGGCCGGATGTGGGAGGGCGGCCGAGCCGTCAAGTGCCTGGCGCTGGGTGCCACTGCGGTCGGACTCGGGCGCGCGGCGCTCGTGGCCGTGGATGAGGATCCGGCGGCGGGACTGTCCCGTCTGGTGTCCTGTCTGGCTTTAGAACTCCGGCTGCTGATCCACGCGTTGGGAAAGTACACCCCCGGTTCTCTGGGGCCAGAGGACCTGTGGCCCGTGCCCGCCCACGGCGGCTCCCGCGACCAGTTGACCGACTACCCCTTGGGAATTCCCAGATGA
- a CDS encoding asparagine synthetase A: protein MTHVPQSALLGQPLPSPSRVRQHLTSDITRAVLAIQRHMLVAAREHLTAAGFVEMLPPIIGPVTDPGTRGSKQVDVDFYGHRYKLMTSAILYKQASLLTYDKIFCIAPNVRLEPLETTSTSRHLAEFHQIDVEMAGASREEITGVLEQLVRQIVRRVIADLPAELKTLGRDPSAFESLVSQTFPTMTHAQALEQLRELGHVQSTGTEIEWSGEALLSRHLGRPVFVTDYPKGSRGFYDRESKTEPGVLRNFDLLAPEGYGELCSGSEREYDYTRIVSRIRETGENPAKYGWYLDLLREGIPASAGFGIGLERFTRYIAGLDSVWQASAFPKLPGVVSP from the coding sequence ATGACGCATGTTCCGCAGTCCGCGCTGCTCGGGCAGCCGCTGCCGTCCCCCAGTCGGGTCCGGCAGCACCTCACCTCGGACATCACCAGGGCCGTGCTGGCCATCCAGCGGCACATGCTGGTCGCGGCCCGTGAGCACCTCACCGCGGCCGGGTTCGTGGAGATGCTGCCGCCGATCATCGGCCCGGTGACCGACCCCGGGACCCGTGGTTCGAAACAGGTGGACGTGGATTTCTACGGCCACCGGTACAAGCTGATGACCAGTGCAATTCTCTACAAGCAGGCCTCCCTGCTGACCTACGACAAGATCTTCTGCATCGCGCCCAATGTCCGCCTGGAGCCACTGGAGACCACCAGCACCAGCCGCCACCTGGCCGAGTTCCATCAGATCGACGTCGAGATGGCCGGTGCCTCGCGCGAGGAGATCACCGGTGTTCTGGAGCAGTTGGTCCGGCAGATCGTGCGGCGGGTGATCGCCGATCTGCCGGCGGAGCTGAAGACACTGGGCCGTGATCCCTCGGCCTTCGAATCGCTGGTGTCACAGACCTTTCCGACCATGACTCATGCTCAGGCCTTGGAGCAGCTCCGGGAACTGGGTCATGTGCAGAGCACGGGCACCGAGATCGAATGGTCGGGTGAGGCGCTGCTGTCCCGCCACCTGGGTCGGCCGGTGTTCGTCACCGACTACCCGAAGGGGTCACGTGGCTTCTACGACCGTGAAAGCAAGACCGAACCGGGCGTGCTGCGCAACTTCGACCTGCTGGCCCCGGAAGGGTACGGCGAGCTGTGCAGCGGCAGTGAGCGGGAGTACGACTACACGCGCATCGTCAGCCGCATCCGGGAGACCGGCGAGAACCCGGCCAAGTACGGCTGGTATCTGGACCTGCTGCGCGAGGGCATTCCCGCCAGCGCCGGTTTCGGGATCGGCCTGGAGCGGTTCACCCGTTACATCGCCGGCCTCGACAGTGTCTGGCAGGCGTCCGCGTTCCCGAAGCTGCCGGGAGTGGTGTCGCCGTGA
- a CDS encoding methylaspartate mutase → MSGGKHARLVPHLGDRPGTGPSARSFGAFVDAAQRAGHLVVQPRMGMSDPRLMRSGLRATRQAEAVTVGTITLDSYTRLDSHEFARRALAEGVALNGYPIVAHGTATTLAVIDGIAGPDFPIQVRHGSPSPYAIFEALTAAGLAATEGGPVSYCLPYSRNPLERSVADWARCCEMFARLQETGAEPHLETFGGCMMGQLCPPGLLVALAVLEALFFKQHGLRSVSLSYAQQTSAAQDEEAIAALATIADELLGTMDWHIVLYAYMGVFPRTPAGAALLLEDAARLAVRTGAARLIVKTSAEAHRIPNIAENVAALELAAQAAAREPVRHTASGRESTGILDEARTIIDAVLALAPSVGGALVQAFATGLLDVPYCLHPDNAGRTRSYLDGEGRLHWCDVGSMPVRRTVHSRVRLSSADLLRSLSFVERTYDQLALAGATFSRVIRTRHEKESVS, encoded by the coding sequence ATGAGCGGGGGCAAGCACGCACGGCTCGTGCCGCATCTCGGCGACCGGCCCGGCACCGGGCCGTCGGCCAGGTCCTTCGGGGCGTTCGTCGACGCCGCTCAGCGCGCCGGTCATCTGGTGGTCCAGCCTCGGATGGGAATGAGTGACCCGCGGCTGATGCGCTCGGGGCTGCGGGCCACCCGGCAGGCCGAGGCGGTCACGGTGGGCACGATCACGCTGGACAGCTATACCCGTCTGGACTCCCACGAGTTCGCTCGTCGCGCGCTGGCCGAGGGCGTGGCGCTCAACGGCTACCCCATCGTGGCCCACGGCACCGCGACCACGCTCGCCGTCATCGATGGGATCGCCGGTCCGGACTTTCCCATCCAGGTCCGGCACGGTTCACCATCTCCCTACGCGATCTTCGAGGCCTTGACGGCCGCGGGACTGGCCGCCACCGAGGGCGGCCCGGTCTCCTACTGTCTGCCGTACAGCCGCAACCCGTTGGAGCGGTCCGTGGCGGACTGGGCTCGCTGCTGCGAGATGTTCGCGCGTCTCCAGGAGACCGGCGCCGAGCCGCACTTGGAGACGTTCGGCGGCTGCATGATGGGCCAGTTGTGCCCGCCCGGTCTGCTGGTCGCTCTGGCGGTGCTGGAGGCGCTCTTCTTCAAGCAGCACGGGCTGCGCAGCGTCTCGCTGAGCTATGCGCAGCAGACGAGTGCCGCGCAGGACGAAGAGGCGATCGCCGCTCTGGCCACGATCGCCGACGAGCTGCTGGGCACCATGGACTGGCACATCGTTCTCTATGCGTACATGGGGGTGTTTCCGCGTACGCCGGCCGGGGCCGCGCTGCTCCTGGAGGACGCCGCCCGTCTGGCGGTGCGGACCGGAGCAGCCCGGCTCATCGTCAAGACCTCCGCCGAGGCACATCGGATCCCGAACATCGCGGAGAACGTCGCGGCCCTGGAGCTCGCCGCGCAAGCTGCCGCGCGTGAACCGGTCAGGCACACGGCGTCCGGCAGGGAGAGCACCGGCATCCTCGACGAGGCGCGGACGATCATCGATGCCGTTCTCGCTCTCGCCCCCTCCGTCGGCGGGGCACTGGTCCAGGCGTTCGCGACGGGGTTGCTGGACGTTCCGTACTGCCTGCATCCGGACAACGCCGGGCGCACGCGGAGCTACTTGGACGGCGAGGGACGGCTGCACTGGTGCGACGTCGGCTCGATGCCGGTCCGCCGAACGGTCCACAGCCGGGTCCGGCTCTCGTCCGCCGACCTGCTTCGCTCCCTCTCCTTCGTCGAGCGCACCTACGACCAGCTCGCACTGGCCGGCGCGACGTTCTCCCGAGTCATTCGAACCCGACACGAGAAGGAATCCGTCTCATGA
- a CDS encoding cobalamin B12-binding domain-containing protein, whose product MELQFYAHPPDTAGLDVVVSSVPSDAHTWNLVYLQLLLEELGHRVTNLGACVPDQLVVDECRARRPDLIVVSTVNGHGFVDGKRVVRLLRSCPELHATPMVIGGKLGIAGGEHGRGVRELSEAGFDAVFEEGAGIVSFRDFVQSLPSGVTR is encoded by the coding sequence GTGGAATTGCAGTTCTACGCGCATCCACCCGACACCGCGGGCCTGGACGTCGTGGTCAGCAGCGTGCCTTCGGACGCTCACACCTGGAATCTGGTCTACCTGCAGCTCCTCCTCGAAGAGCTGGGGCACCGGGTGACCAACCTCGGTGCCTGTGTGCCCGACCAGCTGGTGGTCGACGAATGTCGTGCCCGGCGTCCCGATCTGATCGTGGTCTCCACGGTCAACGGGCACGGCTTCGTCGATGGCAAGCGCGTGGTGAGACTGCTGCGCAGCTGCCCCGAACTGCACGCCACCCCCATGGTCATAGGGGGCAAGCTCGGCATCGCGGGTGGAGAACATGGGCGCGGTGTCCGGGAGTTGAGCGAGGCCGGATTCGACGCAGTCTTCGAGGAGGGCGCCGGGATCGTCAGCTTCCGTGACTTCGTCCAGTCGCTGCCGTCCGGGGTGACGCGATGA
- the ccrA gene encoding crotonyl-CoA carboxylase/reductase: MYASVIRPERYGDPETAFRTEVVDTPEVPPGFVLVAVMAAGINFNNVWAAKGKPVDVVAMRQKQGSNEPFHIGGSEGSGIVWKVGSGVRRVKVGDEVVLSGCRWDEDDPDVRLGVDPMLAASQQVWGYELNWGSFAQFTLVAEFQCLPKPSRLDWAEAAGYLLTGATAYRQLNGWPPNTVQPGDTVLIWGGSGGLGSMAISLTLQMGGRPIAVVSSPEKAKYCLELGAVGVIDRTVYQHWGRVPPAGTEEHNRWAADLRAFGREIWNILGEKASPKIVFEHPGSDTIPTSVFVCAPGGMIVICGATSGFNVDVDLRYLWMRQKRLQGSHFANPRECQAVTRLVDMGLLPPHLGHTYTFDQIGQAHQHLMEGVQAPGNVAALVGASN, translated from the coding sequence ATGTACGCGTCGGTGATTCGTCCCGAGCGGTACGGCGATCCTGAAACGGCATTCCGGACGGAAGTCGTCGACACCCCCGAGGTTCCGCCGGGATTCGTTCTGGTAGCGGTCATGGCCGCCGGAATCAACTTCAATAATGTCTGGGCCGCCAAGGGCAAGCCCGTCGACGTCGTCGCGATGCGCCAGAAGCAAGGAAGCAACGAGCCGTTTCACATCGGCGGTTCGGAGGGCTCCGGCATCGTCTGGAAAGTCGGATCCGGCGTACGACGAGTCAAGGTGGGCGACGAGGTCGTACTCTCCGGCTGCCGGTGGGACGAGGACGACCCCGACGTCCGGCTGGGCGTCGATCCCATGCTCGCGGCGTCGCAGCAGGTATGGGGGTACGAGCTGAACTGGGGCTCGTTCGCCCAGTTCACACTGGTGGCAGAGTTCCAGTGCCTGCCCAAGCCCAGCAGGCTCGACTGGGCGGAGGCTGCGGGGTACCTCCTCACCGGTGCTACTGCGTACCGGCAGCTCAACGGCTGGCCGCCCAACACGGTGCAGCCCGGGGACACGGTTCTCATCTGGGGCGGGTCCGGCGGACTCGGCTCGATGGCCATCTCCTTGACGCTCCAGATGGGAGGAAGACCCATCGCGGTGGTGTCGTCTCCAGAGAAGGCCAAATACTGCCTGGAGTTGGGCGCCGTGGGAGTCATCGACCGGACCGTATACCAGCATTGGGGCCGCGTGCCGCCGGCCGGTACCGAGGAACACAATCGGTGGGCGGCGGACCTGCGGGCCTTCGGGCGGGAGATCTGGAATATTCTTGGCGAAAAGGCGTCTCCCAAGATAGTGTTCGAACATCCTGGCAGCGACACCATACCGACGTCGGTTTTCGTGTGCGCCCCGGGTGGGATGATCGTGATCTGCGGTGCCACGTCCGGCTTCAATGTCGACGTCGACCTCAGATATCTCTGGATGCGGCAGAAGCGGCTCCAGGGCTCTCATTTCGCCAATCCACGAGAATGCCAGGCCGTAACACGTCTGGTCGACATGGGCCTTCTTCCTCCTCATCTCGGCCATACCTACACCTTCGACCAGATCGGCCAGGCCCATCAGCACCTCATGGAAGGTGTACAAGCACCGGGCAATGTCGCCGCACTGGTCGGTGCAAGCAATTAG